Proteins from a genomic interval of Diospyros lotus cultivar Yz01 chromosome 6, ASM1463336v1, whole genome shotgun sequence:
- the LOC127804619 gene encoding uncharacterized protein LOC127804619 isoform X4, protein MLGEGFNNKARRWVREMDNAENRDSAFLISSKRIQPDPVFGRRNCDRGYGVPSPAKFQSIHLPSGLIAVPRAIPVGHSANGSGSDMDMSTDSDDEVNGMQSSLVSSSQDIKIPNGAGPGHTNFVLRKGKYFSDPADSEISSSRNRNEGDQGHGLEKLGSQGSVVPASQHFTDAELSDSVAGSEVSSVLFKNNNTNVASQGTSTSVDYYSGIGSQQNVKKAAKQDSQGRTLQNREFFNDGVSSAASFAGSVQEIKLVAEQMPTFRTHGTTACDNTGIRDPLPRAAAGAVPSSPLPVHHPTFHASGLGPWYAVISYDACVRLCLSAWARGCLEAPIFLENECMLLRNAFGLKQVLLQPEEELLTKPSSELNSEGSALKPKKTFGKLKVQVRKVKMGPDLPTGCSISSLKPPMIKLERLQLHVSNLGSTLSSGCGALSKVRVAPHIPANSNFSRRCLGYVHAGTGYIKEVSGLLKASVTSLGYSSSSYEVVSETYSCLLRLKSLPEKEAVRMHPGSSETHVFLPDGFGDDLIIEVQDSKGKHCGRVVAQVAAVAEELGDKLRWWPICKEPEHELVGRIQLYINYSTSPDENNHLKCGTVAETVAYDFVLEVAMKIQHFKQRKLLLHGPWKWLVTEFASYYGVSDAYAKLRYLSYVMDVATPTADCLSLVHELLLPVVMEGKANGTLSRQENRIMGEVFDQVERILALVFENYKSLDESSQLGIIDAFSPATGLAAPALEPALKLYNLLHDILSSEAQLKLCRYFQTAAKKRSRRHLSETDEFISNNNGSTSMDSVALSTAYQKMKSLCLSIKNEIFTDMEIHNQHVLPSFIDLPNLSSSIYSVELCNRLHEFLVACPPNSPSPPVAELVIATADFQKDLAHWNIEPIKGGVDAKELFHSYIKTWIQDKRLALLDSCKLDKAGWSGVRAQHSATPFVDDMYDRLKETLKEYEVITCRWPEYTFVLENAIADVEKAIVEALHKQYADVLSPLKENITPIKVGLKYVQRITKGSICIYVVPEELAILLNSLKCMIDVLQPKIEAQTRMQGETKLKNIIQDSKETVVESDIRSRMQPLQELLMKTIDHLHTIFETQLFIIICRGLWDRMGQDVLRFLENRKENRSWYKSSRVAVSILDDTFASQMQQLLGNAHHEKDLEPPRSMMAVRSMLCKDAMNCNDDNYYY, encoded by the exons ATGTTAGGAGAAGGCTTTAACAACAAGGCCCGTAGATGGGTTAGAGAG ATGGACAATGCAGAGAACAGAGACAGTGCCTTTTTGATATCCTCCAAAAGAATTCAACCTGATCCTGTTTTTGGTCGAAGGAATTGTGACCGTGGGTATGGAGTCCCTTCTCCCGCCAAGTTCCAGAGTATACACTTGCCGTCAGGTTTAATAGCAGTGCCACGTGCTATCCCCGTCGGTCACAGTGCCAATGGGTCAGGATCAGATATGGACATGAGCACTGATTCCGATGATGAGGTTAATGGCATGCAGTCCTCACTTGTTTCATCATCTCAAGACATTAAAATACCCAATGGGGCTGGTCCTGGACATACCAATTTTGTGcttagaaaaggaaaatattttagtgATCCAGCTGATTCAGAAATTAGTTCATCTAGGAATAGAAATGAGGGGGACCAAGGCCATGGTTTGGAGAAATTGGGAAGTCAAGGTAGTGTGGTTCCAGCTTCGCAGCATTTCACAGATGCTGAATTATCAGATTCAGTTGCAGGCTCTGAAGTGTCGTCTGTGCTATTTAAGAACAATAATACCAATGTAGCTAGCCAGGGGACATCCACTTCAGTGGATTACTATTCTGGTATTGGTTCACAGCAAAATGTAAAGAAAGCAGCCAAACag GATTCTCAAGGCAGAACATTGCAAAATAGGGAGTTCTTTAATGATGGTGTCTCCAGTGCAGCTTCATTTGCTGGCTCTGTTCAAGAAATCAAGTTAGTTGCTGAACAAATGCCAACTTTTAGAACACACG GAACTACTGCTTGTGATAATACTGGCATTAGGGATCCACTTCCAAG GGCTGCTGCTGGTGCTGTGCCTTCGAGCCCCTTACCAGTTCACCATCCCACATTTCATGCAAG TGGTTTAGGTCCATGGTATGCTGTGATTTCGTATGACGCATGTGTTCGACTATGTCTTTCTGCATGGGCCCGGGGTTGTTTGGAAGCTCCCatcttcttggaaaatgagTGTATGCTGTTGCGAAATGCTTTTGG TTTGAAACAAGTATTGCTGCAACCAGAAGAAGAACTACTGACGAAGCCATCCTCAGAATTGAACAGCGAAGGTTCTGCGCTCAAGCCTAAGAAAACTTTTGGCAAATTGAAAGTGCAGg TTAGAAAAGTGAAAATGGGACCAGACCTACCTACAGGTTGCAGTATTTCATCTCTAAAACCTCCAATGATAAAATTGGAAAGGCTTCAGCTTCATGTGTCCAATTTAGGGTCAACTCTCTCATCTGGATGTGGAGCTCTTTCTAAAGTTCGTGTGGCCCCTCATATTCCTGCAAACAGCAATTTTTCACGTCGATGTTTGGGATATGTTCATGCTGGCACTGGGTATATCAAAGAGGTGTCTGGGCTTCTGAAAGCTAGCGTAACATCTTTGGGCTACAGTTCATCATCTTATGAAGTAGTTTCAG AAACTTATTCATGTTTGTTGAGGCTAAAGAGTTTACCAGAGAAGGAAGCGGTTCGAATGCATCCAGGATCTAGCGAAACTCATGTGTT CTTGCCAGATGGTTTTGGAGATGATCTAATTATAGAAGTCCAGGATTCAAAGGGAAAGCACTGTGGTCGAGTTGTAGCTCAGGTGGCTGCTGTTGCTGAAGAGCTG GGTGACAAGCTTCGCTGGTGGCCAATATGTAAGGAGCCTGAGCATGAACTTGTTGGAAGAATACAATTATACATAAACTACTCGACCAGCCCAGATGAGAATAATCATCTTAAG TGTGGTACTGTTGCAGAAACTGTGGCATATGACTTTGTTCTAGAGGTTGCTATGAAAATTCAGCATTTTAAACAAAGAAAATTGTTGTTGCATGGTCCCTGGAAGTGGCTAGTTACTGAGTTTGCATCATACTACGGAGTTTCTGATGCATACGCTAAACTAAG ATACCTTTCTTATGTTATGGATGTGGCAACACCCACTGCTGACTGTCTGTCCTTGGTGCACGAGTTGCTACTACCTGTAGTGATGGAGGGCAAGGCCAACGGCACCTTGAGCCGTCAAGAG AATCGCATCATGGGGGAAGTTTTTGATCAAGTTGAGAGGATTCTTGCTCTGGTTTTTGAGAACTACAAGTCACTTGATGAATCATCGCAGTTGGGGATCATTGATGCATTCAGTCCTGCAACTGGATTGGCTGCACCTGCTCTAGAACCAGCTTTGAAATTATACAATCTTTTGCATGACATACTCTCTTCTGAGGCACAGTTAAAACTCTGCCGATATTTTCAG ACTGCAGCCAAGAAGAGGTCCAGAAGGCACTTGTCAGAAACTGATGAGTTTATTTCCAACAATAATGGGAGTACATCTATGGATTCAGTTGCTCTTTCTACTGCTTATCAGAAGATGAAATCTCTTTGTTTGAGcatcaaaaatgaaatttttaccGATATGGAAATCCACAACCAGCATGTGCTCCCCAG TTTCATAGATCTTCCAAATCTTTCTTCCTCCATATATAGCGTGGAGCTTTGCAATCGATTGCATGAATTCTTGGTTGCATGTCCACCAAATAGTCCTTCACCTCCCGTGGCAGAACTGGTTATTGCAACAGCTGATTTCCAAAAGGATCTTGCCCACTGGAATATTGA GCCAATCAAAGGTGGAGTTGATGCAAAAGAGCTCTTCCACTCCTATATAAAAACTTGGATTCAAGACAAACGCCTTGCTCTGCTTGACTCCTGTAAACTTGATAAG GCAGGCTGGTCTGGTGTTAGAGCACAACATTCTGCAACTCCTTTTGTTGATGATATGTATGACCGGTTGAAGGAGACCTTGAAAGAATATGAAGTCATTACTTGTCGGTGGCCAGAATACACTTTTGTGTTGGAAAAT GCTATAGCAGATGTTGAAAAGGCAATCGTCGAAGCTTTGCACAAGCAGTATGCTGATGTTTTGTCCCCGTTGAAGGAAAATATAACACCCATAAAAGTTGGCCTCAAATATGTACAGAGAATCACCAAAGGCAGTATATGCATTTATGTTGTCCCCGAGGAG CTGGCAATTCTTTTGAATTCCTTGAAATGCATGATTGATGTTCTGCAACCCAAGATAGAAGCCCAG ACAAGGATGCAAGGTGAAACTAAATTGAAGAACATAATCCAAGACTCAAAAGAAACTGTTGTAGAATCCGATATACGAAGTAGAATGCAGCCTTTACAGGAACTCCTGATGAAGACCATTGATCACCTCCATACTATCTTTGAGACTCAATTGTTCATAATAATCTGCCGAGGACTCTGGGATCGGATGGGACAG GATGTACTGAGGTTCTTGGAGAACAGAAAAGAGAATAGGTCCTGGTATAAAAGCTCACGAGTTGCTGTCTCT ATTTTGGATGACACGTTTGCATCACAAATGCAACAATTGCTTGGGAATGCCCACCATGAAAAGGATCTCGAGCCACCCCGATCCATGATGGCAGTGCGCTCAATGCTCTGTAAAGATGCCATGAACTGCAATGATGACAATTACTACTATTGA
- the LOC127804619 gene encoding uncharacterized protein LOC127804619 isoform X1: MLGEGFNNKARRWVREMDNAENRDSAFLISSKRIQPDPVFGRRNCDRGYGVPSPAKFQSIHLPSGLIAVPRAIPVGHSANGSGSDMDMSTDSDDEVNGMQSSLVSSSQDIKIPNGAGPGHTNFVLRKGKYFSDPADSEISSSRNRNEGDQGHGLEKLGSQGSVVPASQHFTDAELSDSVAGSEVSSVLFKNNNTNVASQGTSTSVDYYSGIGSQQNVKKAAKQDSQGRTLQNREFFNDGVSSAASFAGSVQEIKLVAEQMPTFRTHGTTACDNTGIRDPLPRAAAGAVPSSPLPVHHPTFHASGLGPWYAVISYDACVRLCLSAWARGCLEAPIFLENECMLLRNAFGLKQVLLQPEEELLTKPSSELNSEGSALKPKKTFGKLKVQVRKVKMGPDLPTGCSISSLKPPMIKLERLQLHVSNLGSTLSSGCGALSKVRVAPHIPANSNFSRRCLGYVHAGTGYIKEVSGLLKASVTSLGYSSSSYEVVSETYSCLLRLKSLPEKEAVRMHPGSSETHVFLPDGFGDDLIIEVQDSKGKHCGRVVAQVAAVAEELGDKLRWWPICKEPEHELVGRIQLYINYSTSPDENNHLKCGTVAETVAYDFVLEVAMKIQHFKQRKLLLHGPWKWLVTEFASYYGVSDAYAKLRYLSYVMDVATPTADCLSLVHELLLPVVMEGKANGTLSRQENRIMGEVFDQVERILALVFENYKSLDESSQLGIIDAFSPATGLAAPALEPALKLYNLLHDILSSEAQLKLCRYFQTAAKKRSRRHLSETDEFISNNNGSTSMDSVALSTAYQKMKSLCLSIKNEIFTDMEIHNQHVLPSFIDLPNLSSSIYSVELCNRLHEFLVACPPNSPSPPVAELVIATADFQKDLAHWNIEPIKGGVDAKELFHSYIKTWIQDKRLALLDSCKLDKAGWSGVRAQHSATPFVDDMYDRLKETLKEYEVITCRWPEYTFVLENAIADVEKAIVEALHKQYADVLSPLKENITPIKVGLKYVQRITKGSICIYVVPEELAILLNSLKCMIDVLQPKIEAQVRSWGACMAESGNAVAGEYLSEVTVMMRSKFRNYMQAMVEKLAENTRMQGETKLKNIIQDSKETVVESDIRSRMQPLQELLMKTIDHLHTIFETQLFIIICRGLWDRMGQDVLRFLENRKENRSWYKSSRVAVSILDDTFASQMQQLLGNAHHEKDLEPPRSMMAVRSMLCKDAMNCNDDNYYY; this comes from the exons ATGTTAGGAGAAGGCTTTAACAACAAGGCCCGTAGATGGGTTAGAGAG ATGGACAATGCAGAGAACAGAGACAGTGCCTTTTTGATATCCTCCAAAAGAATTCAACCTGATCCTGTTTTTGGTCGAAGGAATTGTGACCGTGGGTATGGAGTCCCTTCTCCCGCCAAGTTCCAGAGTATACACTTGCCGTCAGGTTTAATAGCAGTGCCACGTGCTATCCCCGTCGGTCACAGTGCCAATGGGTCAGGATCAGATATGGACATGAGCACTGATTCCGATGATGAGGTTAATGGCATGCAGTCCTCACTTGTTTCATCATCTCAAGACATTAAAATACCCAATGGGGCTGGTCCTGGACATACCAATTTTGTGcttagaaaaggaaaatattttagtgATCCAGCTGATTCAGAAATTAGTTCATCTAGGAATAGAAATGAGGGGGACCAAGGCCATGGTTTGGAGAAATTGGGAAGTCAAGGTAGTGTGGTTCCAGCTTCGCAGCATTTCACAGATGCTGAATTATCAGATTCAGTTGCAGGCTCTGAAGTGTCGTCTGTGCTATTTAAGAACAATAATACCAATGTAGCTAGCCAGGGGACATCCACTTCAGTGGATTACTATTCTGGTATTGGTTCACAGCAAAATGTAAAGAAAGCAGCCAAACag GATTCTCAAGGCAGAACATTGCAAAATAGGGAGTTCTTTAATGATGGTGTCTCCAGTGCAGCTTCATTTGCTGGCTCTGTTCAAGAAATCAAGTTAGTTGCTGAACAAATGCCAACTTTTAGAACACACG GAACTACTGCTTGTGATAATACTGGCATTAGGGATCCACTTCCAAG GGCTGCTGCTGGTGCTGTGCCTTCGAGCCCCTTACCAGTTCACCATCCCACATTTCATGCAAG TGGTTTAGGTCCATGGTATGCTGTGATTTCGTATGACGCATGTGTTCGACTATGTCTTTCTGCATGGGCCCGGGGTTGTTTGGAAGCTCCCatcttcttggaaaatgagTGTATGCTGTTGCGAAATGCTTTTGG TTTGAAACAAGTATTGCTGCAACCAGAAGAAGAACTACTGACGAAGCCATCCTCAGAATTGAACAGCGAAGGTTCTGCGCTCAAGCCTAAGAAAACTTTTGGCAAATTGAAAGTGCAGg TTAGAAAAGTGAAAATGGGACCAGACCTACCTACAGGTTGCAGTATTTCATCTCTAAAACCTCCAATGATAAAATTGGAAAGGCTTCAGCTTCATGTGTCCAATTTAGGGTCAACTCTCTCATCTGGATGTGGAGCTCTTTCTAAAGTTCGTGTGGCCCCTCATATTCCTGCAAACAGCAATTTTTCACGTCGATGTTTGGGATATGTTCATGCTGGCACTGGGTATATCAAAGAGGTGTCTGGGCTTCTGAAAGCTAGCGTAACATCTTTGGGCTACAGTTCATCATCTTATGAAGTAGTTTCAG AAACTTATTCATGTTTGTTGAGGCTAAAGAGTTTACCAGAGAAGGAAGCGGTTCGAATGCATCCAGGATCTAGCGAAACTCATGTGTT CTTGCCAGATGGTTTTGGAGATGATCTAATTATAGAAGTCCAGGATTCAAAGGGAAAGCACTGTGGTCGAGTTGTAGCTCAGGTGGCTGCTGTTGCTGAAGAGCTG GGTGACAAGCTTCGCTGGTGGCCAATATGTAAGGAGCCTGAGCATGAACTTGTTGGAAGAATACAATTATACATAAACTACTCGACCAGCCCAGATGAGAATAATCATCTTAAG TGTGGTACTGTTGCAGAAACTGTGGCATATGACTTTGTTCTAGAGGTTGCTATGAAAATTCAGCATTTTAAACAAAGAAAATTGTTGTTGCATGGTCCCTGGAAGTGGCTAGTTACTGAGTTTGCATCATACTACGGAGTTTCTGATGCATACGCTAAACTAAG ATACCTTTCTTATGTTATGGATGTGGCAACACCCACTGCTGACTGTCTGTCCTTGGTGCACGAGTTGCTACTACCTGTAGTGATGGAGGGCAAGGCCAACGGCACCTTGAGCCGTCAAGAG AATCGCATCATGGGGGAAGTTTTTGATCAAGTTGAGAGGATTCTTGCTCTGGTTTTTGAGAACTACAAGTCACTTGATGAATCATCGCAGTTGGGGATCATTGATGCATTCAGTCCTGCAACTGGATTGGCTGCACCTGCTCTAGAACCAGCTTTGAAATTATACAATCTTTTGCATGACATACTCTCTTCTGAGGCACAGTTAAAACTCTGCCGATATTTTCAG ACTGCAGCCAAGAAGAGGTCCAGAAGGCACTTGTCAGAAACTGATGAGTTTATTTCCAACAATAATGGGAGTACATCTATGGATTCAGTTGCTCTTTCTACTGCTTATCAGAAGATGAAATCTCTTTGTTTGAGcatcaaaaatgaaatttttaccGATATGGAAATCCACAACCAGCATGTGCTCCCCAG TTTCATAGATCTTCCAAATCTTTCTTCCTCCATATATAGCGTGGAGCTTTGCAATCGATTGCATGAATTCTTGGTTGCATGTCCACCAAATAGTCCTTCACCTCCCGTGGCAGAACTGGTTATTGCAACAGCTGATTTCCAAAAGGATCTTGCCCACTGGAATATTGA GCCAATCAAAGGTGGAGTTGATGCAAAAGAGCTCTTCCACTCCTATATAAAAACTTGGATTCAAGACAAACGCCTTGCTCTGCTTGACTCCTGTAAACTTGATAAG GCAGGCTGGTCTGGTGTTAGAGCACAACATTCTGCAACTCCTTTTGTTGATGATATGTATGACCGGTTGAAGGAGACCTTGAAAGAATATGAAGTCATTACTTGTCGGTGGCCAGAATACACTTTTGTGTTGGAAAAT GCTATAGCAGATGTTGAAAAGGCAATCGTCGAAGCTTTGCACAAGCAGTATGCTGATGTTTTGTCCCCGTTGAAGGAAAATATAACACCCATAAAAGTTGGCCTCAAATATGTACAGAGAATCACCAAAGGCAGTATATGCATTTATGTTGTCCCCGAGGAG CTGGCAATTCTTTTGAATTCCTTGAAATGCATGATTGATGTTCTGCAACCCAAGATAGAAGCCCAGGTGAGGTCATGGGGCGCTTGCATGGCTGAGAGTGGAAATGCTGTTGCAGGAGAGTATCTCAGTGAAGTAACAGTAATGATGCGATCCAAATTTAGAAATTACATGCAAGCAATGGTAGAGAAACTTGCTGAAAAT ACAAGGATGCAAGGTGAAACTAAATTGAAGAACATAATCCAAGACTCAAAAGAAACTGTTGTAGAATCCGATATACGAAGTAGAATGCAGCCTTTACAGGAACTCCTGATGAAGACCATTGATCACCTCCATACTATCTTTGAGACTCAATTGTTCATAATAATCTGCCGAGGACTCTGGGATCGGATGGGACAG GATGTACTGAGGTTCTTGGAGAACAGAAAAGAGAATAGGTCCTGGTATAAAAGCTCACGAGTTGCTGTCTCT ATTTTGGATGACACGTTTGCATCACAAATGCAACAATTGCTTGGGAATGCCCACCATGAAAAGGATCTCGAGCCACCCCGATCCATGATGGCAGTGCGCTCAATGCTCTGTAAAGATGCCATGAACTGCAATGATGACAATTACTACTATTGA
- the LOC127804619 gene encoding uncharacterized protein LOC127804619 isoform X2: MLGEGFNNKARRWVREMDNAENRDSAFLISSKRIQPDPVFGRRNCDRGYGVPSPAKFQSIHLPSGLIAVPRAIPVGHSANGSGSDMDMSTDSDDEVNGMQSSLVSSSQDIKIPNGAGPGHTNFVLRKGKYFSDPADSEISSSRNRNEGDQGHGLEKLGSQGSVVPASQHFTDAELSDSVAGSEVSSVLFKNNNTNVASQGTSTSVDYYSGIGSQQNDSQGRTLQNREFFNDGVSSAASFAGSVQEIKLVAEQMPTFRTHGTTACDNTGIRDPLPRAAAGAVPSSPLPVHHPTFHASGLGPWYAVISYDACVRLCLSAWARGCLEAPIFLENECMLLRNAFGLKQVLLQPEEELLTKPSSELNSEGSALKPKKTFGKLKVQVRKVKMGPDLPTGCSISSLKPPMIKLERLQLHVSNLGSTLSSGCGALSKVRVAPHIPANSNFSRRCLGYVHAGTGYIKEVSGLLKASVTSLGYSSSSYEVVSETYSCLLRLKSLPEKEAVRMHPGSSETHVFLPDGFGDDLIIEVQDSKGKHCGRVVAQVAAVAEELGDKLRWWPICKEPEHELVGRIQLYINYSTSPDENNHLKCGTVAETVAYDFVLEVAMKIQHFKQRKLLLHGPWKWLVTEFASYYGVSDAYAKLRYLSYVMDVATPTADCLSLVHELLLPVVMEGKANGTLSRQENRIMGEVFDQVERILALVFENYKSLDESSQLGIIDAFSPATGLAAPALEPALKLYNLLHDILSSEAQLKLCRYFQTAAKKRSRRHLSETDEFISNNNGSTSMDSVALSTAYQKMKSLCLSIKNEIFTDMEIHNQHVLPSFIDLPNLSSSIYSVELCNRLHEFLVACPPNSPSPPVAELVIATADFQKDLAHWNIEPIKGGVDAKELFHSYIKTWIQDKRLALLDSCKLDKAGWSGVRAQHSATPFVDDMYDRLKETLKEYEVITCRWPEYTFVLENAIADVEKAIVEALHKQYADVLSPLKENITPIKVGLKYVQRITKGSICIYVVPEELAILLNSLKCMIDVLQPKIEAQVRSWGACMAESGNAVAGEYLSEVTVMMRSKFRNYMQAMVEKLAENTRMQGETKLKNIIQDSKETVVESDIRSRMQPLQELLMKTIDHLHTIFETQLFIIICRGLWDRMGQDVLRFLENRKENRSWYKSSRVAVSILDDTFASQMQQLLGNAHHEKDLEPPRSMMAVRSMLCKDAMNCNDDNYYY, translated from the exons ATGTTAGGAGAAGGCTTTAACAACAAGGCCCGTAGATGGGTTAGAGAG ATGGACAATGCAGAGAACAGAGACAGTGCCTTTTTGATATCCTCCAAAAGAATTCAACCTGATCCTGTTTTTGGTCGAAGGAATTGTGACCGTGGGTATGGAGTCCCTTCTCCCGCCAAGTTCCAGAGTATACACTTGCCGTCAGGTTTAATAGCAGTGCCACGTGCTATCCCCGTCGGTCACAGTGCCAATGGGTCAGGATCAGATATGGACATGAGCACTGATTCCGATGATGAGGTTAATGGCATGCAGTCCTCACTTGTTTCATCATCTCAAGACATTAAAATACCCAATGGGGCTGGTCCTGGACATACCAATTTTGTGcttagaaaaggaaaatattttagtgATCCAGCTGATTCAGAAATTAGTTCATCTAGGAATAGAAATGAGGGGGACCAAGGCCATGGTTTGGAGAAATTGGGAAGTCAAGGTAGTGTGGTTCCAGCTTCGCAGCATTTCACAGATGCTGAATTATCAGATTCAGTTGCAGGCTCTGAAGTGTCGTCTGTGCTATTTAAGAACAATAATACCAATGTAGCTAGCCAGGGGACATCCACTTCAGTGGATTACTATTCTGGTATTGGTTCACAGCAAAAT GATTCTCAAGGCAGAACATTGCAAAATAGGGAGTTCTTTAATGATGGTGTCTCCAGTGCAGCTTCATTTGCTGGCTCTGTTCAAGAAATCAAGTTAGTTGCTGAACAAATGCCAACTTTTAGAACACACG GAACTACTGCTTGTGATAATACTGGCATTAGGGATCCACTTCCAAG GGCTGCTGCTGGTGCTGTGCCTTCGAGCCCCTTACCAGTTCACCATCCCACATTTCATGCAAG TGGTTTAGGTCCATGGTATGCTGTGATTTCGTATGACGCATGTGTTCGACTATGTCTTTCTGCATGGGCCCGGGGTTGTTTGGAAGCTCCCatcttcttggaaaatgagTGTATGCTGTTGCGAAATGCTTTTGG TTTGAAACAAGTATTGCTGCAACCAGAAGAAGAACTACTGACGAAGCCATCCTCAGAATTGAACAGCGAAGGTTCTGCGCTCAAGCCTAAGAAAACTTTTGGCAAATTGAAAGTGCAGg TTAGAAAAGTGAAAATGGGACCAGACCTACCTACAGGTTGCAGTATTTCATCTCTAAAACCTCCAATGATAAAATTGGAAAGGCTTCAGCTTCATGTGTCCAATTTAGGGTCAACTCTCTCATCTGGATGTGGAGCTCTTTCTAAAGTTCGTGTGGCCCCTCATATTCCTGCAAACAGCAATTTTTCACGTCGATGTTTGGGATATGTTCATGCTGGCACTGGGTATATCAAAGAGGTGTCTGGGCTTCTGAAAGCTAGCGTAACATCTTTGGGCTACAGTTCATCATCTTATGAAGTAGTTTCAG AAACTTATTCATGTTTGTTGAGGCTAAAGAGTTTACCAGAGAAGGAAGCGGTTCGAATGCATCCAGGATCTAGCGAAACTCATGTGTT CTTGCCAGATGGTTTTGGAGATGATCTAATTATAGAAGTCCAGGATTCAAAGGGAAAGCACTGTGGTCGAGTTGTAGCTCAGGTGGCTGCTGTTGCTGAAGAGCTG GGTGACAAGCTTCGCTGGTGGCCAATATGTAAGGAGCCTGAGCATGAACTTGTTGGAAGAATACAATTATACATAAACTACTCGACCAGCCCAGATGAGAATAATCATCTTAAG TGTGGTACTGTTGCAGAAACTGTGGCATATGACTTTGTTCTAGAGGTTGCTATGAAAATTCAGCATTTTAAACAAAGAAAATTGTTGTTGCATGGTCCCTGGAAGTGGCTAGTTACTGAGTTTGCATCATACTACGGAGTTTCTGATGCATACGCTAAACTAAG ATACCTTTCTTATGTTATGGATGTGGCAACACCCACTGCTGACTGTCTGTCCTTGGTGCACGAGTTGCTACTACCTGTAGTGATGGAGGGCAAGGCCAACGGCACCTTGAGCCGTCAAGAG AATCGCATCATGGGGGAAGTTTTTGATCAAGTTGAGAGGATTCTTGCTCTGGTTTTTGAGAACTACAAGTCACTTGATGAATCATCGCAGTTGGGGATCATTGATGCATTCAGTCCTGCAACTGGATTGGCTGCACCTGCTCTAGAACCAGCTTTGAAATTATACAATCTTTTGCATGACATACTCTCTTCTGAGGCACAGTTAAAACTCTGCCGATATTTTCAG ACTGCAGCCAAGAAGAGGTCCAGAAGGCACTTGTCAGAAACTGATGAGTTTATTTCCAACAATAATGGGAGTACATCTATGGATTCAGTTGCTCTTTCTACTGCTTATCAGAAGATGAAATCTCTTTGTTTGAGcatcaaaaatgaaatttttaccGATATGGAAATCCACAACCAGCATGTGCTCCCCAG TTTCATAGATCTTCCAAATCTTTCTTCCTCCATATATAGCGTGGAGCTTTGCAATCGATTGCATGAATTCTTGGTTGCATGTCCACCAAATAGTCCTTCACCTCCCGTGGCAGAACTGGTTATTGCAACAGCTGATTTCCAAAAGGATCTTGCCCACTGGAATATTGA GCCAATCAAAGGTGGAGTTGATGCAAAAGAGCTCTTCCACTCCTATATAAAAACTTGGATTCAAGACAAACGCCTTGCTCTGCTTGACTCCTGTAAACTTGATAAG GCAGGCTGGTCTGGTGTTAGAGCACAACATTCTGCAACTCCTTTTGTTGATGATATGTATGACCGGTTGAAGGAGACCTTGAAAGAATATGAAGTCATTACTTGTCGGTGGCCAGAATACACTTTTGTGTTGGAAAAT GCTATAGCAGATGTTGAAAAGGCAATCGTCGAAGCTTTGCACAAGCAGTATGCTGATGTTTTGTCCCCGTTGAAGGAAAATATAACACCCATAAAAGTTGGCCTCAAATATGTACAGAGAATCACCAAAGGCAGTATATGCATTTATGTTGTCCCCGAGGAG CTGGCAATTCTTTTGAATTCCTTGAAATGCATGATTGATGTTCTGCAACCCAAGATAGAAGCCCAGGTGAGGTCATGGGGCGCTTGCATGGCTGAGAGTGGAAATGCTGTTGCAGGAGAGTATCTCAGTGAAGTAACAGTAATGATGCGATCCAAATTTAGAAATTACATGCAAGCAATGGTAGAGAAACTTGCTGAAAAT ACAAGGATGCAAGGTGAAACTAAATTGAAGAACATAATCCAAGACTCAAAAGAAACTGTTGTAGAATCCGATATACGAAGTAGAATGCAGCCTTTACAGGAACTCCTGATGAAGACCATTGATCACCTCCATACTATCTTTGAGACTCAATTGTTCATAATAATCTGCCGAGGACTCTGGGATCGGATGGGACAG GATGTACTGAGGTTCTTGGAGAACAGAAAAGAGAATAGGTCCTGGTATAAAAGCTCACGAGTTGCTGTCTCT ATTTTGGATGACACGTTTGCATCACAAATGCAACAATTGCTTGGGAATGCCCACCATGAAAAGGATCTCGAGCCACCCCGATCCATGATGGCAGTGCGCTCAATGCTCTGTAAAGATGCCATGAACTGCAATGATGACAATTACTACTATTGA